A region from the Bacteroidota bacterium genome encodes:
- a CDS encoding biopolymer transporter ExbD produces MSKFRKKGGKGTPAISTASLPDIVFMLLFFFMTTTTMREQDLVVRVRQPKATEVKKLEKKSLVSNIYVGQPIRRYQSKYGTEGTIQLNDFFAGVDEVKDFIFAERESRKEEEVPLLTTNIKADIDVKMGVITDIKQELRKVQALKLNYSTVEVDELEF; encoded by the coding sequence AGGAACACCGGCAATTTCGACGGCGTCTCTTCCGGATATCGTTTTTATGCTTTTATTCTTCTTCATGACTACAACTACAATGCGTGAGCAGGACTTAGTTGTACGAGTAAGACAACCAAAGGCAACCGAAGTTAAGAAATTGGAGAAAAAGAGTTTGGTTTCTAATATTTATGTTGGGCAACCAATTAGAAGATACCAGTCTAAATACGGTACTGAAGGAACAATTCAGTTAAACGATTTCTTTGCAGGTGTTGACGAAGTAAAAGATTTTATCTTTGCTGAGCGTGAGTCGAGAAAAGAGGAAGAAGTTCCATTACTTACAACAAATATCAAAGCCGATATTGATGTAAAAATGGGGGTAATAACCGATATCAAACAAGAGCTTAGAAAAGTTCAAGCACTTAAATTGAATTATTCAACAGTAGAAGTTGATGAATTAGAATTTTAA